One genomic segment of Suricata suricatta isolate VVHF042 chromosome 16, meerkat_22Aug2017_6uvM2_HiC, whole genome shotgun sequence includes these proteins:
- the C5AR1 gene encoding C5a anaphylatoxin chemotactic receptor 1, whose amino-acid sequence MISSRSPLLQIPTICHSRLQAPRDTSLPPPAQWLGLSRPTSHFPGKNPGAPRSGVTGSQPHGSDDPFSPLWSHQDTLNYSTTEYPQYDWTGDFGLPVDESSSPSKLPLPQVFALLIFTVVFLVGVPGNALVVWVTGFEVRRNINAIWFLNLAAADLLSCLALPILFTSILQHGHWSFGSAACRILPSLILLNMYASILLLATISADRFLLVFNPIWCQNYRGPRLAWVACGVAWGLALLLTIPSFLYRVLHVDYFPFKIRCGVDYGQRGFLIERTVAVLRLVVGFLWPLVTLGICYTFLLIRTWSRRATRSTKTLKVVVAVVTSFFVLWLPYQVTGMMLALLHWRSKTFQAVSRLDALCIAIAYVNCCINPVIYVAAAQGFHARFLRSLPAGVRNVLTEESVSRDSKSFTLSTADTPAQKSQAV is encoded by the exons ATGATCAG CAGCCGGTCTCCACTGTTACAAATCCCGACCATTTGCCACTCGCGCCTGCAGGCGCCCAGGGacaccagcctccctccccctgcccagtgg CTGGGTCTCAGCCGTCCCACATCCCACTTCCCCGGGAAGAATCCTGGGGCTCCAAGAAGTGGTGTGACAGGCTCCCAGCCACACGGCTCTGATGATCCTTTCTCGCCTCTCTGGTCCCACCAGGACACCCTGAATTACAGCACCACTGAGTATCCCCAGTACGACTGGACTGGGGACTTCGGCCTGCCGGTGGATGAGTCTTCCAGCCCCTCCAAGCTGCCTCTTCCCCAGGTGTTTGCCCTGCTAATCTTCACGGTGGTCTTCTTGGTGGGGGTCCCGGGCAACGCCCTGGTGGTCTGGGTGACAGGCTTCGAGGTCCGGCGCAACATCAATGCCATCTGGTTTCTCAACCTGGCGGCGGCCGacctcctctcctgcctggcGCTGCCCATCTTGTTCACCTCCATCTTACAGCATGGCCACTGGTCCTTCGGCAGTGCTGCCTGCCGCATCCTGCCCTCTCTCATCCTGCTCAACATGTACGCCAGCATCTTGCTCCTGGCCACCATCAGCGCCGATCGCTTCCTGCTGGTGTTTAATCCCATCTGGTGCCAGAACTACCGGGGGCCCCGCTTGGCCTGGGTGGCCTGCGGCgtggcctggggcctggccctgCTGCTGACCATCCCCTCCTTCCTCTATCGCGTGCTGCACGTGGACTACTTTCCATTCAAGATACGGTGCGGCGTCGACTACGGCCAACGAGGCTTCCTCATCGAGAGAACCGTGGCCGTCCTCCGGCTGGTGGTGGGCTTCCTGTGGCCGTTGGTCACGCTTGGAATCTGTTACACTTTCCTCCTGATTCGGACCTGGAGCCGCAGAGCCACGCGCTCCACCAAGACGCTCAAGGTCGTGGTGGCGGTGGTGACCAGCTTCTTTGTGCTCTGGCTGCCCTACCAGGTGACGGGCATGATGCTGGCCCTGCTCCACTGGCGCTCGAAGACCTTCCAGGCCGTGTCCAGGCTGGACGCCCTGTGCATCGCCATCGCTTACGTCAACTGCTGCATCAATCCCGTCATCTATGTGGCAGCGGCACAAGGCTTCCACGCCCGCTTCCTCAGGTCCCTTCCTGCCGGAGTCCGGAACGTGTTGACCGAGGAGTCTGTGTCTCGGGACAGCAAGAGCTTCACCCTGTCCACGGCGGACACCCCGGCCCAGAAGAGCCAGGCGGTGTGA